From the genome of Pseudanabaena sp. PCC 7367:
AACAATATTACCCACTAGATCATATTCTGTTTGAGTTATGCCGCCAGTTGAATCAGTGGTTAACGTCCTACGACCAAGATCGTCATAGTCACGTTTAATCTTGTTACCGTTACTTTCAGTCTCAATCAATTGCCCTGCTGCATCATATACAAATGACGTAGTTGTAATTGAATCCGTTCTAAACGCCATTCTGCCCTGGTTATCATAAAGGTATGCAACCTCATTCCCATTGGCGTCAGTTCTGCTACTCACATTATCATCAGAGTCATATTCAATGATTTCAAATTCTCCATTTGGATAGTTAGTCCGAATTAATCGATTTCGATTATCATATCGGTATTCAGTAATATTTCCCAACGGGTCAATCTCTTCCGTTCTATTACCAAATGAGTCGTATTCGATAATTGTTATAGGAGAAGCTTGCACACCATCGCCATCTGGATCAGGTTCAGTTATACTAATTAACCGATCCATTTCATCATATCCATTAACTGTTGTTCTTCCTAATGGATCTGTCATGGTTATCTCATTACCATGTTCATCGTAGGTATAAGTGGTAATTGGAGAGTTAAGTGGACCTTCTCCATCTGGATCTGATTCTGTGATTTTGATCAGACGATTTAAATCATCATAATCATACCTAGTGATATTTCCATTTTCGTCTTTTACCTCAGTCTGATTGCCGGCTGCATCATACTTAAATTCCTGGGATGCCTCATCTGAAGTACCTTTGGCGTAGGTTATTCTAGTTAAATTTCCAAAGCTATCATAATCATTATCTGTCACCCTCCCAAGTTGATCCGTCATAGTATCAATTTGACCTGCTGGAGTATACGTGTAGGTAGTGATCACATCATCGCTACCTCCTACAGCGCCAGCTACACGTGTCTCTGAAAGCAAATTTCCATTATTAGGATCTATTTCCAGTAACGTTTGTCTACCTAACTCATCGGTAGTACTAGTGATTTGATTAAATTCGGGGTCATATGTAATGGTTTGTTGGCCTGCAATAACATTTGGATCGCCAAATAAAGGATTAATACCATTAGTGAGGATAACAGAAACATTATTATTATCTAAGCCATCTATATCTGGATCATCGTCAAGATTAAGAGCAGCAATATCCAGTATATTGTCACCATTTAAATTGCCCAATAGCACTTTAGATTCACCATAAAAATCAGAGGGTAAATCAATTGCGGCATCAAAAGTGCCATTACCTTGCCCCAATAAAACTGCTACAGTGCTTTCAAAGCTTCTAGCTGCAACAATATCTGAAATGCCATCTTGATCGATATCCCCAACTTGTAATTGGGATAATTGAGAACCAAAATTAAAGGAAGAGATATTTACAAAGCCACCTTCACCATCACCTAGAAGAATAGCGATCGAGTTGCTACCTGATGGAGTCGCCAGGTCTAGGTTATTGTCTCCATTGAAGTCACCTACTTCAATATTCGCACCATCATCTAAATCGATGCCGCCGGTAGGTATAGATATAGGACTGTTAAAGCTACCATTACTATCATTAATTGAAACAAAGATACTTGTTCCACCAAAAGAGTTAGCAATGCTAACGAGGTCAGAGAAGCCATCATTATTTAAATCTGCTAGCGCTGATTTGCTTACATCGCCATTAGTGCCCACGCCAGTGGGAGCAGAAAAGCTACCATCTCCTTGATTTAGAGCAAAAGCAACATTAGTAATGAGAGTATCTGTGACTGCTGCTACTTCCGCAACAATATCAAGATCGCCATCTAAATCTAAATCAGTAACATTAACTGGGGAAGTGCCGATAGCAGTACCATTATTGAACAACACACTGCTTGACGGATTGCTGGAAAAGTTGCCATTACCGTCCCCGAAATACAGATCCAGTTCTGAAGTATCACCTACGATTAAATCAAGGTGGTTGTCACCATTGAGATCACCTATGGGTAATTCATTATTAAAGAAGACATTGCTGCTTACAGGAATATCAACCCTATTTGTAAAGCCTCCGCTAACATCACCAAATATCAGATTTATGAACTGGTCATTAAATGTGCTAGTAGTGACTAGATCAGAAATACCATCCTCGTTAAGATCTCCTAAACCAATCGCATTTGGGAAGTCTCCCACACCGTAACTATTAGCATTACCAAATGAAACCCTTGGCCCTGGGGTATCAACAATGCCAGTAATATTGCCATTACTATCATATTGATATGCGGTAATGTTACCTCTGGCATCAACTCGCTCAGAGACAAGGTTAGTAGCTTCATCTCTCTGTTCAGATGGCATAAAACCTTGCTGATCGCTTGCAGACACAATTTGCCCTCTCCTATCAAGGGTAATTAAACTCTGCTGACCATTCGCATCAGTGTAAACTGCCTTAATTTCATCTGTAGGCTTCGCTGTTGGGGCATTTAAAGCGTCTGTTGTTTGAGTTGGATTCGCTAGAACACTTGATTGAAAAGGTTCTACTTCTATTCTTTCGTTATCTTTAGTGATTGCATAATCAGCTCTGCCAGCGAAGTCATAGTAAGTCTTCTCAATATTATTCCGTTTATCGGTTTCTGAAGTTATATGATGTCTATCATCATAGCTAAAAGTACGTGTTGTATTGTCAGGATCAGTAATTGTAGCTAAGTTACCATCGGCATCATAGCCAAGAGTTGTAATTCGATTAGACGAATCGATGATGGAAGACACCTTGTTATTCGCGTTGTAGGTAAAAGTGGTTTCCAGACCAACTGGGTCGATCATTTTCTCTAAGAAACCCAACCCGTTATACACATAAGTAGTTGCATTACCATTACGATCCACCATACTGGCAAGCATATTGTCGAAGTTGAATGTATAAACGGTTTGGTCTTTCATCGTACGCTGGAAGGTGCCATCGGTTAGTTGCACGAGCGTTGAGAAGTCGCCTGCAGGAGAGATATATGGATCACCTGGAGTTGTAGGTGCTTCAAACAATAGCTCACCACTTGCACCATCTATCAGCAGCACAGAGCCATCGTCATTAATAACCAACTCTTGCAAACCTGCCATTCCCCACCCACTACCAAATGGGCTGTTAATAGAGTTGATGCTAATTAAATTGCCTGTTTGGGTTAATGTAGTGCCGCTATAGTTATTGGCAATAGGATCAAACCATATAAGTCCAGTATCCATTTCAAATTCATATCGACCAGATGAAAGGGTACTTAAGTCTGCTTGCAAACCAGCGGTTAAACTACCAGACTGAAAGTCCCAAAAATGTTGACCTGCGCTCAATCCAAAATCTCCAGCAGCAGAGCCTGGCACCTGATATTCAAAATCATCCTGCTTAATAGTTAAATCCGCTACTAAGCGTTGAAATTGGCTACTACCACGAGTAGCATCTTCAAAGGTGAAATTGACAATTGGCCTTGGGTCAGCACGTCCTGAATCGTAAACCAAGGAAACCCCTCTCGTTTCTCCAAGGGATTGGTAGGTTACAAGCTCATGCCTTTCTATTACAGCTCCAGAATACAGACGCACTTCGGATGTGTAAGGTTGACTTTCCTTGGAACAATCATCACCTCCTCCACAATCGGCTTCATCATCCTGCGCGTATGCAAATAAAGGAGGATCTCCAGCTCCTCCAAGGGTAGGAGCCCAAAAATGCCAGCTACTATTGCGAATGCCCCCCTCGGTAGTGGTGATAACGCTACCACCAGAGCCTTCATCACCAGGTGCAACAACCCCAACCCCCACATTGTCAAATTCGCCAGTGATTGGGTTGATCGACCATAGAGTCATCTCCAACCCCTCATCATAGCCAGCCCGATTAGGTAGGGTAAGAGGTGCAGGAGTAGTAAATTCCATTTCACCTGGCTGGATCGTTACCACCACGTCTGGGATTAAATTTTCAGGCAGTGCCGCAGGTGTTAATTCGCGTGGTACCTCAGTGATACTAAGATCGCCATCAAAAGGATTCCCCTCTTGATCTACAATTGAATCTGCAGCGACAAATACTGATGCTCCAGGTATATTGCTTGTAGTTACATCGGTACCAGAACCAGGAATAATAGGAACTGCATTGGCGGTATCCAGCACTGGTAGATAGAGCGGCCGATCGATTATATTATTAAAACCAATGTAGGGATCATGTTCTAAAACAAGCTCTAGTTTCTCTGCAATGAAGGGATATTCATCACCACTGCCATCATCAAAATCCTGCCCCAATACCCGTAATGTATCACTGGGTAATGGTCCACTCACTTCGATCGTAAATTCACCATTGCTGTCAGTAATTGTTTGAATACCACCAAGCTCAATTGGTAAACCGGCTAAAGCATCTTCATCGGTATTGAGAATCGTGCCAGAAATACGAGTAGTAGTGATCGGGTCTGCAACTACATTGAGTGTATAAACTTGAGTGAATTCCTGTCCATTCTGGTCAACACCCACCGCTGTGAATTGATAAGTCCCAATCTGATCTGGAGTGGGATTAAAGATAAGCGTGCCATCCCCTTCCAACTCACCGGTAGGCAAGCCATCCGCATCCCGCAAGCTGAAGCTAACCGCAGTAGTGAGAATATCGCTCAGCTCCACCTCTACGCTAGCCCCCGGCAACACCGTCAAGGTATCACCCTGAATCGCATCATTCGCCGCGATCGTCACCGTACTGGCATCAATACTGCCTAACTCTACCCCAGCAGGCAGAGTACCAAAGCCGAGAATGACCGTTTCATCGGGCTCAGGAATATCATCTGGGTTAATTGTGACCGTGACATTCTGAGTTAGATCTACGCCAGTGGCCCCAGCCGTGAAAGTGATTGAACTATCCGAGATCGTAAAGTCATCAGTTGCACCAGCGATCGCCGTGCCATCAACCGTAATCGGCACTGTAACATCAGCCGTTGGTGTATCACTGAGCGTAATTGGAATCACTACATCCGTAGCCGTTGCCTCTTCTGTTGCACTAAAGGAAGCAGCATCAAACGAGATTAATGGCGTATTATCCAGACGCGTGAAAGACTCAGTGATTGTAGTTTCATTCCCCGCCACATCGATCGCTTTAATATCAAACTGATTAGCCCCCAATGCTAAAGCGACATTAGGGATTGAGAAGAGGCCACTGAAATCAGCGACTGCTGTTTGCCCCGTCTGGACAATCTCAATCTGACTATTCGGCTCACTCTGACCAGTGAGCGTCACCAAGTCTAAAGTGGTCTGCTCATCCCCGACTGGCTCCGTATCAAATGCTGGGTCTAAATCGATCGTCGGTACTGCTGGGGCAGTCGTATCAAGAGTAAAGTTAATATCAAAGCTATCCGAGACATTACCAAACTCATCAGTGGCCTGGAGATGCAACACATACACACCATCCGCTAAAGGCCCACCATTGATCTGCTCCAGCACCGCAGAAGAAAGGTTAAAACTGCCATCAGCCTGCAACTCAGTAAGAATATCAACATAGTTAGCCACTGGCGTATCATTCAAGCCAGCTACGAACCCAGTTATATTATTGGCATCAGTGACTGTGCCAGTAATCGCTGGATCAGAAGTAATCCCATCACCATTCGTACCACCGATCGCCGTATCGTTTGCTAGTTGCCCCGTAATTACTGGCGCATCAGGATCGATGACAAGTCTAGTAATAGTGCGATTGAACGTAGTTTCATTGCCAGCAATATCGATGGCTCTAATGTCAAAAGAATTACTACCCAGATTCAATGCCACATTGGTAAATGTAAATTCACCAATGCCATTAGCAGTAGCTGTTTGCCCAGTTTGAATTAGCTCTACACTACTGCCTGCTTCAGTTTGACCTTCTAAGGTAACCAGGTCGAAGGTAGTCTCTTGATCACCAACTGGCGCACTATCGGTAGCAGCCGAAAGATCCACAGTAACTGTGGGTAACGTGGTGTCGAGCGTAAAGTTAATCGCAAAGCTGTTAGAAACATTGCCAAACTCATCTGTAGCTTCCAGATTCAGTACATAAGTACCATCAGCTAAAGCTCCACCATTGATTTGTGCCAATCTAGCTGTTGATAAGGTAAAACTACCATCACTTTGTAGTTCGCTAAGGATATCAACATAGTTAGCAACTGGTGTACCGTTAAATCCAGCCCTGAAACTAGTTACATCACTGTCATCGGTAATGGTGCCAGTGATCGCAGGATCTGAAGTGATGCCATCACTGTTTGTGCCACTAATGGCTGTATCATTCACCAAATCACCGGTAATCACAGGAGCATCAACATCTGGCGCGATCGCAGTTACATTCGCACCAGCATTAAACCTAATATTTCCCTTCGCCGCAATACCACCAATCAATTCGAAGTTAGTATTGAAACTGATATCAAAGCCACTAAGGAATTCACCTCTGATATCAGCACTCCCATTAAAATTAATTACACCCTGAGCAATTACCTTAATAAAGTCTGTTTCATTCGTCGTTGTTGTTGCACCATCGAAATGAATCCCATTTGGGCTGCCAGTTGCGATCAAACTTTGACCACCAAACCTGGCACCAGTATCCATGAAAACTATTCCAGAAGGCAGGAATGCACTATCAGTAGCCTGCACACTTGCCAAATCAATCGAGCCATTATTAGTGACGATCGCCACATTGTTGAGAGTATGGCCACTGCCGATAAAATTAACTGCGCCATTATTGACCGTAATTACGGTATTCTCGATCGTCACTCCAGCCGGAATATTCAGCTCACTGGCTACTTCCACGACCGTAGGATTGCTAGCTGTGCCACCAGCAGGGAAGTTATTGTTCCAAGCACTAGCATTGGGAACTGGGTTTTGAATCGGATTGAATACAATTGGTGTGGTACCAGGAGCAATCCGAGTATCTAATTCTTGATCTCTAGTATCAGCATAGGCAGGAATATCTATGACTTGCTCAGCAAAAACAGTAGGCGGAATCAAGCCACTGTAGTTATTATTAGTAGCAGATGGGAATATTTGCGTAGGCCCAGGCCCAATAACCACCGCATTGGGCACCAAAACTTCCTTGCCCTGGCTATCTAGAATCGGATTACCCTGTGCATCTCTCTCTACTGGCAGAATTGGTGTAGGAGTGAATCTAAAGCCTCGATCTGCATAGATAAAAGCATCATCACTAGGGTCAAGTGGATCGCCATCCAAATCACCACCAAGACTGATAATGAGAGTTCCTTCCGCCAAGATTGAGAATTGCGTACCAGCGATCGCTGCCGTTGGCGAAGGTACTGCACCAATGAGTGGATCACTATCTGAACTAATAGCAACCGAATCGCTACCAGAGTTAAAGACCGTCGATGATGGATTTAAAGCTTGAGTAGAGAGAGTCCATTCCCCTTCACTAAATATGCCAATTACTGTTTCAGCGCCACTGCCATCTGATTGAAGTGATATAGATGGCGGATCGGTGATACTACGACTGGCGATCGCTGATGAATCCAGAGGATTATCAAAGATTGGATCTAAAGATTCTCCATAGCCAAGCAATGAAGACGTGCTTGCTTGCAGCCCTTCGGTATTGATATTCATGATATTCCTACTCATATGATTCCCAGATCGAACTAAACCGAGACCCTCTCTTAACTCCCAAACAGGAGCCAAAAGCCTCGATTCGTTCTTCATCAAGTAGGTAGGATTCAGCTTCTAAACAGAAACCAGAATCCTAACTCCTCTTTAGGAAAAATATCACCTGCAGGGCAATCATCTGCTAAATCACTGCTATTTATAATATTTTGTAATAATTAGATGGATTTTAATCAAAGCTTAACTTGGGTATTTGTGTACTTTTGTGTTTAATATTTGCGGTTTTATTATTTAGCTACAAATTTATTCTTATCAGTTCTATTTAATTAAAGTAGTCTCTTGCTGAATCAATGAAGAGCAGAGCATGAAATGGCTTTAGCCTAATATATGCAGATTATATAAATCAATCTAACAAGTATCGTACTGGAAATATAGTCAGCTTCATTCAATATTTTGGTGTATAAACAACCCTAAGCTGATTGAAATAGCAGGCTTACCCTGTTTAATTTCTATGTATTTACATGATCTAGCTGTATTGAGCTATGACTCATTACCACTTAACTTTTGTATACTTATTTAGCGATCGCTGGGGCGAGGGGATTCTAACCCACATTTCCGTTTCCTGTCGAGTTAGATGGTTAACATGCCAGCAATCTACTTTAAAATTTGCTCCTACTAACACTGCACAAATACGGGATGGAAAGCAGAAAAATAGCACCCCCTACCCCAGCTTTTTAACCCAGTTAATGATGCTGTTATGACTCACGCCAGTAAGTCGTTCGATCGCTCGAAAACCCATACCCTTAGCATAAAGATGCAGACATTGCTGCTTCACTTCCTCGGTATAACCCTTGGGTGAATACGAATCGATGAATTGGCGATCGCAATCCTGACAATGATAATTTTGCTTACCACGGCGACGACCATTATGGAGTACATGCTGTGAATGGCAGTATTTGCATTCTATGCCTGCGATCACCCTGATGATGCTTTTACCGATCGCTTCTGCTAAATCAACTGGCACCGCATTACCAATCTGCCTGTATCTAGAATACGTTGAACCAGTAAAAACAAAACTATCAGGAAACCCCTGGATTCTGGCATACTCCCTGACCGTCAAAGGTCTGGTGTGATCAGGATGGCATCGCTCCGTTTGTTTTTGAGCAGGCGAGCAAAGCAGCGTCAGTGATGGTTCATGCCAAGCCAAGCGCCGGGCCATACCTCTCTTACCACCCTCAGTATCAAAGCTCTTACCCATATACTGCTTCTGGAGCTCAACAGGTAAAGCTTGCCAGCAGCCACCAGGTGGCACCAAATCGAGCACCCTGGCCTTCTCGCTTGAGTATTGCACTCCATCACTGGTTGGGCAATCCTGCAAAGCATCCCTCAATACTGGTTTATATGCATATTTGGTAGGATACTTAAGCTTGATCCGCCAGCCCTTCCTGGTAGCTAAGATGATTAAGCGTTGCCGGTTTTGAGCCACACCATAATCATTAGCATTCAAGATCTGCCATTGGGTTCTATATCGGAGTGAATGGAGCCTGCCTAAAATAGCCTTCAATACCTTGCCACTGTTGATCGTGGATAGGTGCTTCACATTTTCGATTAAGACCATCTTGGGTTGCACTTGCTCAATTGTGTTGAGAGTTTCATAGACAAGTTGCCCTCGACGATCATCGAGCCCCCTTTGATTACCAGCATAGCTAAAGGATTGGCATGGTGGGCCAGCAGAGAGAAGATCGATCTGTTCCCTGAATTGAGCAAAGTACCCTTCCCGATTCAGCTTAATGATATCGGCTTCAACGATCGTGGCTGGGTCGAAATTGGCTCTGAGGGTTTGGGCAGCTTGGCGATCGAGCTCAACCAAGCAAGCATGGTTAAAGCCAGAGCGCTTTAAACCCAGTGCCATACCACCACAACCAGCAAACAAGTCTATACAGTTATACAAATTCCCGACTTTCTAAAACTGGCAACTGATTAGCGTAATTGAAAAGATATGCTCGCTTCAGCTAAATTGACAAAACGCTGAAATATACCACCCCAAAGAAGCACAGCCAGAGTAAAAATGCCAACAGCGATCTTCTCTTTAATATCACCAGTCGTAAAGGCATTTAAGGTATATTTGCGCTTCCAGGGATAGAGCAAAGGTACACCAGGCGGTGTCAATAAATCTCCCAGAATATGCGATAGATAGCCAATGCATAATGGTGTGATCACCCAATACCATTGGCTGTATCTTGGATCGCTCAAAAAATAGATCAAAGCCCCAGTGACGATCGCCACCGCCAACAAACTATGCGTAAACTCACGATGCCCAAATATGGCTGACAGCGGAACGCTGATAAATGGTAATTTGCGGCCCAAAGCACTTCGGGGATGATCTATATCTGGCAACAACCCAGCGAATAAAGCCACCAGGCTATCAAGAATAAAAACTGGCCTTCCGATCGCCAAGCTAAACAGCCAATAGCAACTTAATGCAAACGGCATATGCGAGGTGGCCATCATAGTTTGCTGACTCTGTTTTCTTGAACGATACTGGTTACTTTTCATTAAAAAAAGCACGTTATTGGTACTGTTAGTACCGAAAGTAAGCAGAAAATAAAGAAACTGCTAGCTCAGCACAAGCCTAAAACGATAACGAACATTAGATCAACAAGTTAATTATTGGCTCTGGCCAGTTGCTCCACAAAGGCTTGATGTTCAGGAGTAGCTATTCCTTGCTGTAATACCTCTAACACTTTGGCCATATTCCCACTCAACAGAGCATGTTTATCCAACCATAGACCAGGAAATACCTCAGAGCAGATAATCCCCTCTGGGTTAGCTGGCATCTGCTCATACTTGCTATCTATCAGGTAAAACCAATCAAAGGTATTGGTATAGACCTGCCAAACTAAATACTCTTGCACTTGATTACGGCGATAAGCTTCTAACTTGCCATGTAAATCGATCGAAGCACTACTAGCAGCAACTTCGACAATTAATTCTGAAGCCCCTTCAACATAATCATTCTCACTGATCGCTGACTGACCATTCTGTTCAAACAACAGCAATCCATCTGGCTGCAGCACATTACAGAGATCTAAGCACACCGTAGTATTGTTTGCTCCCAATACCCCTGGCGTATAAATTTCATAGAAACCAAGCCAACCCATGATTATGGCATGTGGATGACCATGCCCTCTGAGTCTATTCGGTGAAGCTATATAGACGGTTCCTTCAATCAATTCAGCCTTATGTATGTGAGGCATTGCCATATACCGGCGTTCAAATACGTCACGAGAAAGCCGATCGCCACTCTCTAGCGGTGGAATCTGAATTGGTGGCTTGAGCAGGTCTTGAGCAGCCATAATTCACCTCAAAGCAATTGCATCAATAGTCATAGCTATATCTTACTAGAGGAAAGCTCTCGAACGGTTAGAAATCTTACTTTAAGGAGTCTCTAATCCAGATTATGCGATTGTTTAGACGTTTAGAGGGGCATTGCATCCCCTCAGAATCAAGCAAAATGACGGTTTCCATTCTGCGAATAGACCCTCCGCAATTTTACTTGATTCTTTCACCCCCCGCCTAGTCGGCCTAGTCGCCAGAGGTTCAGAAGCAGCGCACCCCAAAAGGTGCTTGTTAAGAACCTCAAAACGAACTTAGGAGAGAAGACTATGTGTGAAGAAATCAAAATCTATGTTGCAGATCTGGCCGCGTACAACAATGGCAAGCTATATGGTGTCTGGATTAATGCCTGTCTTGACTTGGACGAAATCCAAGAGCAAATAAACATAATGCTGAGCAATAGCCCTGAAGATTGTGCAGAAGAATATGCCATACATGACTATGAAGGCTTTAACGGTTACGAACTGTCAGAATATACAGGTATAAAAACAGCACATGAAATTGCTTGTTTTATAGCAGAGTATCCCGACCTTGCCGGTGCATTACTCTGCCACTTTGGCGGTAGCATTGAAGAAGCTAGACAAGCCATAGAAGATAATTATGTCGGTTGCTATAAATCACTTGCAGATTATGCAGAAGAGCTAACTGATAGCATAGACCAGATTCCCGATAACATAGCTTACTATATTGACTATGAGCGCATGGGGCGCGATATGGAATTGAGTGGTGATATTTACACGATCGCCACCGCTTATGACGAAATTCATATTTTCTGGAGTCATTAACAGGGCGAAGCACTTCATTGGCAATAGATCTCAAAAAGGTCTATTGCTTTCCCCTATTTTCTCCACCACAGCTAATCAATCTTTGTTGTAAATAGATCAGCACCATACTTTTCAAAAAGTATTGCTTGCATCTCAATAAAAAACCCCGCCGCAAGCAGCGGGGTATTCAATTTATTGTATTGGGAATATCTCTAGTTGTCTGTTCTCATGCAACTTTTGATACCCTTTACCTTGCTCTTTAACATAATTTGTAATCATATTCTCATCGCCATGTTTGCCTACCGTACTGGCAAAATATCCATCACTCCAAAATTCACCGCCCCATAACTGACGCTTCACTTCTGGACATCTACTAAATATTTCTCTAGCACTTATACTCTTGATCACTCTCACAATTTTGGTAACACTGTATGTCGGCACTGATTGCACCAGCAGATGCACGTGATCGCCATCTGTTCCTATCTCTAGAAAATTGATTTGATATCGCTTTTCTATCTCCAGGCAAACCTCTTTTAAAACCTGGTCTACTTCCGGGCTAAACACTGCCCTTCTATACTTAGCTGGAAATACTAAGTGATATAACAAGACGCTTACATTATGACTTTTATGAATGTACTGGCTCACAAAAGTATATTACGCCGCAAGCGGCGGGGAATTAGACCCTATAGTGATTAAAAAAGTCATAATATTGGTACTATGAGTACCATAACTGAGCAGAAAATAAAGAAACTCTTGGATCAGTATAAACCTGGAACAGTATGTCTTGCCTCATGGCTGGAAGAGCTGGGCATATCCTACGATCTACAGAAACGCTACC
Proteins encoded in this window:
- a CDS encoding RHS repeat-associated core domain-containing protein; translated protein: MNINTEGLQASTSSLLGYGESLDPIFDNPLDSSAIASRSITDPPSISLQSDGSGAETVIGIFSEGEWTLSTQALNPSSTVFNSGSDSVAISSDSDPLIGAVPSPTAAIAGTQFSILAEGTLIISLGGDLDGDPLDPSDDAFIYADRGFRFTPTPILPVERDAQGNPILDSQGKEVLVPNAVVIGPGPTQIFPSATNNNYSGLIPPTVFAEQVIDIPAYADTRDQELDTRIAPGTTPIVFNPIQNPVPNASAWNNNFPAGGTASNPTVVEVASELNIPAGVTIENTVITVNNGAVNFIGSGHTLNNVAIVTNNGSIDLASVQATDSAFLPSGIVFMDTGARFGGQSLIATGSPNGIHFDGATTTTNETDFIKVIAQGVINFNGSADIRGEFLSGFDISFNTNFELIGGIAAKGNIRFNAGANVTAIAPDVDAPVITGDLVNDTAISGTNSDGITSDPAITGTITDDSDVTSFRAGFNGTPVANYVDILSELQSDGSFTLSTARLAQINGGALADGTYVLNLEATDEFGNVSNSFAINFTLDTTLPTVTVDLSAATDSAPVGDQETTFDLVTLEGQTEAGSSVELIQTGQTATANGIGEFTFTNVALNLGSNSFDIRAIDIAGNETTFNRTITRLVIDPDAPVITGQLANDTAIGGTNGDGITSDPAITGTVTDANNITGFVAGLNDTPVANYVDILTELQADGSFNLSSAVLEQINGGPLADGVYVLHLQATDEFGNVSDSFDINFTLDTTAPAVPTIDLDPAFDTEPVGDEQTTLDLVTLTGQSEPNSQIEIVQTGQTAVADFSGLFSIPNVALALGANQFDIKAIDVAGNETTITESFTRLDNTPLISFDAASFSATEEATATDVVIPITLSDTPTADVTVPITVDGTAIAGATDDFTISDSSITFTAGATGVDLTQNVTVTINPDDIPEPDETVILGFGTLPAGVELGSIDASTVTIAANDAIQGDTLTVLPGASVEVELSDILTTAVSFSLRDADGLPTGELEGDGTLIFNPTPDQIGTYQFTAVGVDQNGQEFTQVYTLNVVADPITTTRISGTILNTDEDALAGLPIELGGIQTITDSNGEFTIEVSGPLPSDTLRVLGQDFDDGSGDEYPFIAEKLELVLEHDPYIGFNNIIDRPLYLPVLDTANAVPIIPGSGTDVTTSNIPGASVFVAADSIVDQEGNPFDGDLSITEVPRELTPAALPENLIPDVVVTIQPGEMEFTTPAPLTLPNRAGYDEGLEMTLWSINPITGEFDNVGVGVVAPGDEGSGGSVITTTEGGIRNSSWHFWAPTLGGAGDPPLFAYAQDDEADCGGGDDCSKESQPYTSEVRLYSGAVIERHELVTYQSLGETRGVSLVYDSGRADPRPIVNFTFEDATRGSSQFQRLVADLTIKQDDFEYQVPGSAAGDFGLSAGQHFWDFQSGSLTAGLQADLSTLSSGRYEFEMDTGLIWFDPIANNYSGTTLTQTGNLISINSINSPFGSGWGMAGLQELVINDDGSVLLIDGASGELLFEAPTTPGDPYISPAGDFSTLVQLTDGTFQRTMKDQTVYTFNFDNMLASMVDRNGNATTYVYNGLGFLEKMIDPVGLETTFTYNANNKVSSIIDSSNRITTLGYDADGNLATITDPDNTTRTFSYDDRHHITSETDKRNNIEKTYYDFAGRADYAITKDNERIEVEPFQSSVLANPTQTTDALNAPTAKPTDEIKAVYTDANGQQSLITLDRRGQIVSASDQQGFMPSEQRDEATNLVSERVDARGNITAYQYDSNGNITGIVDTPGPRVSFGNANSYGVGDFPNAIGLGDLNEDGISDLVTTSTFNDQFINLIFGDVSGGFTNRVDIPVSSNVFFNNELPIGDLNGDNHLDLIVGDTSELDLYFGDGNGNFSSNPSSSVLFNNGTAIGTSPVNVTDLDLDGDLDIVAEVAAVTDTLITNVAFALNQGDGSFSAPTGVGTNGDVSKSALADLNNDGFSDLVSIANSFGGTSIFVSINDSNGSFNSPISIPTGGIDLDDGANIEVGDFNGDNNLDLATPSGSNSIAILLGDGEGGFVNISSFNFGSQLSQLQVGDIDQDGISDIVAARSFESTVAVLLGQGNGTFDAAIDLPSDFYGESKVLLGNLNGDNILDIAALNLDDDPDIDGLDNNNVSVILTNGINPLFGDPNVIAGQQTITYDPEFNQITSTTDELGRQTLLEIDPNNGNLLSETRVAGAVGGSDDVITTYTYTPAGQIDTMTDQLGRVTDNDYDSFGNLTRITYAKGTSDEASQEFKYDAAGNQTEVKDENGNITRYDYDDLNRLIKITESDPDGEGPLNSPITTYTYDEHGNEITMTDPLGRTTVNGYDEMDRLISITEPDPDGDGVQASPITIIEYDSFGNRTEEIDPLGNITEYRYDNRNRLIRTNYPNGEFEIIEYDSDDNVSSRTDANGNEVAYLYDNQGRMAFRTDSITTTSFVYDAAGQLIETESNGNKIKRDYDDLGRRTLTTDSTGGITQTEYDLVGNIVLEVDPLGNSTQYIYDNRYREVEVIDALNGRTITEYDKAGNILSITDPVNNTTEFTYDNLNRKVSEENALGGVRTFTYDDVGNLTNYIDRNGRITSFTYDGLNRTISEEWLNSSEEPVSSINFTYDIANRITSADDGNAIYSYTYDEKGRIITISRIGVSGAPDVLLSYEYDDFGNPVSLTEQINGQTAGKISYSYGAENRLEQIIQSGEGISDKRVDYIYDSEGKISSLERYSDLTANQPVINTNYSFDQVRQLDRISHNQSGSEVAFYDFSYDPGSRINQINSIDGVTGYTYDDNNRLLTADNTNTVSIDEAYSYDANGNRTNSGYQTGVNNQLLSDGEYNYEYDLEGNLILRTDIATNNTREYQWDHRNRLVGIQDKTATGDLIAKFDYTYDHQNQRIKKEADLDGAGSAESEVIHFVHDRNNILLEFDSNISSVQPSNRYLYGLDSDEILAQENDSNEVSWVLRDHIGTVRDVVDNNGLVLNHLSYDSFGNILNESNSNLNSRHLFTGREYDKETGLYQYRNRYYDSTTGRFLNEDPLGFGGGDTNLYAYVANDPLHFNDPNGTEKRVGEVLPGRIYSREIKYVNKWRKTTDSDSQSEIARKRNRFDGPLYIVEDNFAVDFQPIKKAVNERSLKPKPEQILGNRTRTNGIADDRGHILPFLVGGNGNFDYNRPNNFFWQNRKVNRGVYTTYGEKIAEKMSFFADDDDCYPHIVMNLKASFFYDRKTSPLRPKGFTVKTTAKLTLPGPINLPAVGGVLFPEIRGINFNDLTQSFLNLPSGAYSS